The Agelaius phoeniceus isolate bAgePho1 chromosome 2, bAgePho1.hap1, whole genome shotgun sequence region GCTTTCACATCTCCAGCACTCCTGAGACTAGAGGTAAATTGGCTCAAAGTAAAACTGAACAGCAGCCAAGGAGAGTGCTTGAAAGGGATTCAGCTTTAATCAGGTAAAAATGTGGCTTTGCACAGTGtatttaatgggaaaaaataccATAAATTTTCAGCAAAGGAGCAAGAACAAGAAAGGCTGAGTAGTATCAGCAGTTAAGAGAAATACTTATCAGAAATATTAAAGTTCTCACCTGATAAAGAGCAAACTTTGGGATAATGTTCTTACACTTAAGGAGAATCCTAACTTTTCGAAACATGATTCCTACTGCCCACAGAGCACAAAGGGTGAGGGCACCAATGAAGCAGCTGATCCACAGTGCAGGTCCTTTGGGAGACACCTGAGAAGCAAACCACACAACCTTATACAACCTTACTCCAGTGTTTCCAGGAAGAAGTTGTGAACTGGATGatgttaaaatgcttttttctaTCTGCATGAaagctggtggcagcagcagctgctgggttttGCATGGGGAAGCTGCCCAGTACCAACTGGAGCATTGGCACAGGCTCTCTCCTGCAGGCACCAACACAGAGACGTGTCCAGCCTGGGGAGGTGCCAGTGACACAACCCCTCAATGTTGCAATTGCCAGCCATGCAGTGTTTGCCTTTTCAGAGACCCCAGCAGCACGTGGCAATCCTCAACAGCTCATGAGAGCAGGTTCAGCCTGACATCTCAGGTGGGTCATTCATTTTATACCATGAAATGACaacaaaaatattacttttaGTCTGAGTTATTCAAGAGGTGCCAAGTTATTATCAGATACAGATTTCTCCATCATCCTGCAGGTTACATGGTACAAAGCAGAAGTACAGTACTATCTTTTCATTTTGCACAGATATAAAAATCACCATGTCTTGCTGAAAAACACAGAATTAGGCTTCCTGTTAGCATGCCAGTACATACACTTATTTCTTAAGGCTGTACCTTACAAAACACAGGGCAGATACATCCCACAGGGCAACTTGCAGTCCTGCTATTCTAACCATACCAGCTGGGAAATGTATAATCTGATGCCCAACCCCCTCTGATGCcaaatttttttccaagagaGCTGAGGAAGGCAGAAATCAAGGATGTCAAGAAATTATATGCTTCAGGTGTCAAAAGAATACAGTAAGGACTCACTTGGAAATGGTCCCAGATTTCACAGTAAAGTTGCAGGTTAAGATAGTTACATCAGCCCTGAAACCTATGGATTTTGAGGACCTTCTCTGATTAAAATAGTTACTTACATTGTAAAGAACATAATTGCCATTAGTCCAAAGCACTATTGATAAAAATACGAGCACAGGCCGAAAGACAGCAAACTGAAAGGTGCCCAGCTTCAGCCAAAACAGGGTTTGcctggatgaaaaaaaaaaaaagcaacaaaaaaattagGCCAAGATGTATTAGCAACCTTAATAACATTTTCTGGATACTGTCAACTGCAAAACTTTTCCACTCCTCTTGTAGCATGTGGCCAAAATCCGGGGAGGAACAGCTTCAAgattagaaaatatttccaagaaTTTCCCAGTGTTTATTTAATAAAGTCTCTACAGAAATAGTacttttcctgctctgcagcaagtACATACTAACCAAGGCTGGGCAAAACATGATGTCTTTCTCTGCCCTGAAGCCAACCAGGGAGACAGGAGCTGCATAACCAGTTCCTGAACAATGATGCCATTTGCTCTTGCCTTGTTGCCTTATTATTGCAGTCCTCCCATGGCATTGGACAAATCAGCCTGTTCAGCCACTTCCTAGTCCTGTGGTAGATCGAGAAGGGGGATCACACAGCCCTAGGTGAAAGGACTGGTGgtttttcagtgcattttgAAGAGTACCATGTCAGATCTGGGCTTGCCCCTCTGCGGTCTAACAGAAGAAAGGAGCAGCCTCTCACTTGGCAAATTGCACAAGGCTGGCAGGAGAGCTCAGGATTCCTTCACTTCTGTCACTGTGAAGTGGGTCCAGAGCACACCTGTAACCTGGccagccagctctgcagcccaccAGGAGAGGGGCAGATGAACTTTCTGACAGAGGGCATGGAAGCTGGCTGACCTGAGCTCTCCTTCTGCTTTCAcaggggaagctgcagctgctaCAGCTGCCTCATGTTTTGGTCTGTTACTGTGCATTATTTCTCATATTTTCAGTGTTGTTTTCACTGAAGTTCCTTGGACCCTGCCATCAGAGATGTCTCACAGACAGGAGGCTGCCATTTAGTGTGCTAAAGGATACAGGGACCAGGAATTACAGGAATTGCTCAATGAATATAGCTGGTAACCACAGGATTATCAACAGCACAAACCCATGTGGAAAGACCTGCAATGTTCCAGTGTGTACCTTCTCAAAGATTTATAATTCCCAGAGAGCTTTAAAGAATAATGCATATGACAAAGAGGGCAGTCCCTGCAAGGCCATGAGCTGTTTCCCTTGTTAACACAGGCCCACCTTTACTGATCACCAGACCTCTTCTGCCACATCTCTCCCTGTGCATGGATTGTTGCATTGCCTCATCTGTACCTTGTTGTTCTCCCCAGGACTGCAGATATatatgtttttggttttttttaagaatgaatCCCTCCCTTGGGGTAGCTCCCTGTTTCCCCATAAGATACCTATAGAAGGAATGTGAGACTGACTTTTCTCTCATATAGCTTGccaatatcttttttttttttaaaggtaccCTGCAATGGGGAAAGGCTGGAGGTTagaagcagagagcagatgGGTTTCCCAGTGGTACAGACACTGGAGAAGGAGGCCTAAGCCCTCTGCAGAGCAAAAAacctgttgtttttttttttcccaacagagAGCTGTCCTTCCTGCCAGCAGTAGCAGGCCCTGTGTAGCTCCTGAGATGAGTCCATATGAGCTGACATCATCCTGCTTCAGCTGCCACTGGGCTGAACAACAGCAAGGCAGAGGAGGGGATCCTCTCCCAAGCTCCCAGCTGCTACAACCTATActctattaaaataaaatcatggaaACTAAAGTTTAAATTCTAATATCAAATGAGGCAGTTTAAGGAAAAATTATTGTAATAAAAGATTagaatttttgaaaatgcaTCAGAAACCACTATGCTGTGTTctgtttgctgcttttctttaaaCAGATTGTACAATCCCCTAGGACCCTCTGACACTCAAGTCCACAGCCTCACAGAAAAGTCTCTTTTCAGTCCCTCAGGTTTTGCTTACAATGAGAGAAACAGTCTCATGCTCTATGCCAGTAGGAAAGCAGAGGGAAATGCAGGAGGCTTCCAGGCTGTGGAGAGGTGTGTGAGTGAGGGGGTGGCACTAACCAGAGGAGGAGCTCCACCAGGCAGTGCTCAAAGGGGAGCAGGTTTATGTTACAGTATATtggctcctggagctctccaTCCTTACCCCCCTTCTCAAAGATGCTTTAATAATAAGtttagaagaagaaaacatCTGCTTTTGCCTCACCAGACAATGCCATTTCATTGAGAACAAAGCTTTACAAGAATTATATCTACTTTTTgttctaaaaattattttaacctCAAGTAGTTTTAAAGTTAAAATCAGGAGGAAACATTTCCATTTTATCAAAGTGAGAGAAATTTTCTATCAAGAGAGCCTCCATTTGACAATTCTGCTTGTGAAAAATACCCAATCTCAAGATATTTGTTCCTTTCTGGAATGAAAGGAAACTGAAATGTCAATTATTAGGTTTTCTAGGGTAGAAATTTCTCCTCCCACACACCTCTGCAttatagaaacaaaataaattagtGATGGTGTACAGACCCAGAGTGAGGATGCTGTTTAAAAGAAACAGTTTGAGATGTCTTGAGACTGACTTTTGGGATGCTTTGCTGtgagcctggccctgccaaGCTGGCTGAATTCCAGCAGCCGTTTTCAAGCTCCTCAAAGGGGAATCCTACAGGAGTGACTCACCTGGTGATGGGCACACGagggaggcagaggcagcagcagcaacagggCCCGGTGGTGATGGTGAAGTGACCATTCTCAAACCGTCTGAGGAGCACCTTCTGCCCCCCACACTCtttaatcatcatcatcaggaACTTGTGGATAACTATGGCAAAAAATCTAGGAGAGGGAGAGAATTCCAGCTCAAACTGGCCTGTGTGTCTCGTatgcctgtgcagagcagggccaCCTCCCTGGGTGGTACAGGATTTTTACAGCTTGTGCTTCCCAATCAACAAAAGTTCTGGCTGTGTCTTTGAGACACTTTCTGCTTTCCATCACTTTGAGGAGCAGAACTGCCCTACCCTCACTGAAAGAGGAAtgaactgaggcacagagcaggtgTGGAAtttcccaaagctgctctgggggctggtGGCAGAGTTGCTGCTTATGCACAGGCTTTCCTGGCCCCTTCATTCTGGCTGTGTTTGTCCATAAGTTATCTAGTTCTCACTAGTCTGAACCTTTTAGAACAAGTCCTCTTGCTCCTCAAACGTGGCTTTCAACCAACAAACATGGCTAAGTTCACATATTGAATTagctattattatattattagcTATCATTGAATGTGCTGGCCCAGGCAGGGTGGGGTTCCTTGGCAGACAAAGCACCtactgctgcagctccacctctccctcctgccccagctgcacaTTCCCAACCCTACCCAGGAACTGCAGATTATGCCACCAAACATGGAAACCCAATCCATAAAAGAGGTCCTCtgctgcactgcctgcagcttgGGCAAGGCAGAAGAGGGAATTTAAGCCCGCTTGAAGTGCCATTGGATTGTTGGAAGTTTCTGGCAATCTGCACTACCTGCACATACTGCCTCACGCCAACAGTATTCCCTACTCCAGTGTTGTCCCTCCTCTTATACTCATCTCCAGATGTGGAGTGCTCagggccatggcacagccccactctcctgcccagcagggctgtgccatcACCTCCAGAAAGCAGGGAGCACATTTCTCCCTTCTTCTCTGCACATGCCAGAGCTGTCATGCTCACACAAAAAGTGCTTTCATCAGGACAACTGTGGAATGTTTTTGCACTGATGTGCTCACTGGGGGCTCACTTGGCACCATTAATAATAGACCTCCATGGCTCATCATTAGTAAAAGTGCAGGGAAGAAGTCACAGGCCAGACTCTCATCCCACATGGCATGCAGAGAGAGGAAAGACAGACTGCTGCTCCAAAGAGGCTGTCAGTCCAGGGAATCAATTACATGTGAGTCACAGATCCTTCACACTGACATTCCCACACTAGGGGACTGGAGCACTGGGAACTGTTTCAGCATTTTCCACCTCCCAGGAAAGAGCTGCCAAGAGATTTCAACTCAAACAAAGAAATTACTGAATTGTTAAATTTACAGAATGACTGTGTTACCAAGAGCAGCAGATGTTTAAAGGGAAGAAATTCAGGGTTTGGAGCAACACCTAGACACAAGCAGAATACTCACATTCCTGCTGTGAAATCTGTAAACATTGTTGAGCGAGGAACCCACATGCCAATGCATGAAGTAGAGGAGATCACCTACAAAGAAAAGGGAGGAAGGTTGTATGAAGGGCAGAGAGCTCATGTAGTTCCTGTGGATTTTCAGGGAAGCCTTATTTTCAGCATTGAATTTTATCTCGTTTCCATGTTTAACTTACTGGAGCTGCAGCATTAATCCAAATTATGATTGATCTCTTGGAGGAGGGGATTTTCCTGTAGATGTAGACAGCTTCCTCTATAAACAGCAGAATGGCAATGAGCGTCATCAGAGTCAAGATTGCAAAGAGAAATCTCCCTGGAAGGTCAaggcctgcagagagagaaaagcaaactGACAGTTCTGATTTATTTCATAAACTTCTCAAATATTAATGTAACAACACCATCTCTGAGGGGCTTCTTTGCCTTATTCCTGCAGATACTTGCACTCATCCCTAGTTACACAGGCAGACACTGACTCCACAGAACCATTCAAATACTGAAGTTCATGACTAAATCTTTCCAGGATCCACAGACAGCAGGCAGGAAGAATACGCCTTCACCTTCTGAAAGCATTATGCAATAGTCCCTTTCTGAAAGGGGGAGTTCCAGGACAAATATCCTTAGATGACTGTAAATATGTAgcagaaataaatacataatcTGGGAACTTTTCCAGGCAGGCTACAAGCAAACATGTATTCACTCAGTATTAGTTCTCTGCTTCCAGCATATGCTCATAGGCATGATACATGTCACTTCCTTAGGCAGGCAAGCTTACTAGGAGCTCAGTGGAATTTTGTAGGGCACACGAGCAATGTAAGGAAAAGTCCCTGATATCCCAAGCCCGAGATAAAACTTGGTGTCTTCACCAAAATCTTTTTTGCTTCTCCCTTAAACATTTCAACATTTACTCATAGATTATAGGTTTTATCATTGACACTACCCAGTGTCAATGTATGGGTATGAACTTTGACCCACAACTGACAGCTGAAGTGTATTTTCTCCCAAGGGATGTGTttccagagacaaaaaaaagtgGAGTCATGCTCAATTCAGGAGAAGTTCATGCTCATCATCAGTACTAACTCCTGCCGGACCCGCCGCCTATCGGAAGGCAAAGCAGagaccctgccccagcctcttTAATCCAACCTGCTTCAAAAAAACCTGGCACTTCCAGACTTGGCTGCAGGCGGGGCAGTGCACGTCTCAGTGACACCTCCACTCCTTAAATCTCGCCGGAGGGAGCCCGAGACCCGGCGCGGCTCCAGGGGCCGGTTCAGCGCTTGGCTCCCGCCGCACCGCCCCGTTGTTCTGAGCCACCCCAGCCGAGCCCGGgctgggccgtgctgggctcCCGCCCTGCCCCGGAGCCCGCTCGGCCCCCAGACAGGCGGAGGATCGGCCGGGACAGGCGGGTGCCGGCCTCCGAACGGGGATTTCCTCGCCGGGGAAGAACGGCGAAGGGGCacgcagggacagggacagggacagggacagggacagggacagggacagggacagaggatgggcagggacaggggcagagggacggACCGCGACAGGGGGACGGAcagggagggggaagagggaccgacagggacagaggcacaggcagaggcagcagcacgcacaggggcaggggcaggggcaggggatgggcaggggcaggggcaggggcagcccccGCCATCCCGCCGCGGTAGGTGCCGAGGGCGCTGCCGCGCAGGGGCCGCCCCGGGTCTCCGGCGGGCAGCCCCCTCTCCTCCCGGCCCGCACTTACTCCGGAGAAGCTCCTCCGAGTAGGGCGGCTCGCTGGAGCCGCAGGACGGGTGCAGGGTCCCGTTCGCCTCGCCCTCCATGGCTGCGCGGAGCCCCGGAGGTGCCGGGGCCGGGGGTCGGTGCGTGCCCGGCCGCGGGTCCCTGCCGAGTGCGGGCGGCGATGCGCGGCGCGGTGCCGGCGGCCGGGCCCGGTTAATGATTACCCCGAGCCGGGTGGGCAGGCACCGAGCCCGCGCTGCCTCCTGGCGCCCGGCACGGCGGCACGGGCAGCGCCGAGCGCGGGCAGCGCCGAGCCCGGGCAGTGCATAGCCCGGGACAGTGCATAGCCCGGGACAGTGCATAGCCCGGACAGTGCATAGCCCGGGACAGTGCCATAGCCCGGACAGTGCATAGCCCGGGCAGTGCATAGCCCGGACAGTGCATAGCCCGGGACAGTGCATAGCCCGGGACAGTGCATAGCCCGGACAGTGCCATAGCCCGGGCAGTGCATAGCCCGGGACAGCGCCGAGCCCGGACAGTGCATAGCCCGGGCAGTGCATAGCCCGGGACAGTGCATAGCCCGGGACAGTGCCATAGCCCGGGCAGTGCATAGCCCGGGACAGTGCATAGCCCGCACAGTGCATAGCCTGGACAGTGCATAGCCCGGGACAGTGCCATAGCCCGGGCAGTGCCATAGCCCGGACAGTGCATAGCCCGGGACAGTGCATAGCCCGGACAGTGCATAGCCCGGACAGTGCATAGCCCGGGACAGTGCATAGCCCGGACAGTGCCATAGCCCGGGCAGTGCATAGCCCGGGACAGCGCCGAGCCCGGACAGTGCATAGCCCGGACAGTGCATAGCCCGGGACAGCGCCGAGCCCGGACAGTGCATAGCCCGGGATAGTGCATAGCCCGGGGCAGTGCCATAGCCCGGACAGTGCCATAGCCCGGGGCAGTGCCATAGCCCGGGACAGTGCATAGCCCGGACAGTGCATAGCCCGGGACAGTGCCATAGCCCGGACAGTGCATAGCCCGCACAGTGCATAGCCCGCACAGTGCATAGCCCGGACAGTGCATAGCCCGGGGCAGTGCCATAGCCCGGACAGTGCCATAGCCCGGACAGTGCCATAGCCCGGGACAGTGCATAGCCCGGGACAGTGTATAGCCCGGACAGTGCATAGCCCGGGATAGTGCATAGCCCGGGACAGTGCCATAGCCCGGACAGTGCATAGCCTGGGACAGTGTATAGCCCGGGACAGTGCATAGCCGGGACAGTGTATAGCCCGGGACAGTGCCATAGCCCGGACAGTGCATAGCCCGGGACAGTGCCATAGCCCGGGACAGTGCATAGCCCGGACAGTGCCATAGCCCGGACAGTGCCATAGCCCGGACAGTGCCATAGCCCGGGACAGTGCATAGCCCGGACAGTGCATAGCCCGGGACAGTGCATAGCCCGGACAGTGCATAGCCCGGACAGTGCATAGCCCGGGACAGTGCATAGCCCGGGACAGTGCATAGCCGGGACAGTGCATAGCCCGGGACAGTGCCATAGCCCGGACAGTGCATAGCCCGGACAGTGCCATAGCCCGGGACAGTGCATAGCCCGGACAGTGCCATAGCCTGGACAGTGCATAGCCCGGACAGTGCATAGCCCGGGACAGTGCATAGCCCGGGACAGTGCCATAGCCCGGACAGTGCATAGCCCGGGACAGTGCATAGCCCGGGACAGTGCCATAGCCCGGACAGTGCATAGCCCGGGACAGTGCATAGCCCGGACAGTGCCATAGCCCGGGACAGTGCCATAGCCCGGACAGTGCCATAGCCCGGACAGTGCATAGCCCGGACAGTGCATAGCCCGGGACAGTGCCATAGCCCGGACAGTGCCATAGCCCGGACAGTGCATAGCCCGGGACAGTGCATAGCCCGCACAGTGCCATAGCCCGGGACAGTGCCATAGCCCGGACAGTGCCATAGCCCGGGACAGCGCCGAGCCCGGGACAGCGCGGCcaccccgcggccgccccgcctgCCACGGGCCGCGGCTGTTCCCGGTGGTCCCCGTGTCTCTGCCCGGCTTCGGAGGAGCTGCTTGCGGCACCCagccggccctgcccgggccCACATTCCCAGCCCCGAGCCGGGTCTCGGCAGCCGAGGCGCGCTGGAGCCGGCCGGGGGACGGCAGGGATGGCCAGGGCCGTGTCCGCCTTCgctccagccccagggcacgggCAGAAGCTGCTCTGTCAGTAGGGCAGGTGTTTGAGGGACTCTTCATGGCACCCTTCACCAAAGGCTCCCCGATCCACTTGGCTGCAACGAGGTGAGACGCTGATGGGGAGCgcagggagggcaggaatgTACCGAGAGATTCTCCGCTTTCCCCCTGCTGGAAGGATTCTTTCTGCAGCCTGAGCGCTTTCGGGCTGTTTCCAGGGAAAGGGAATGAGTACTGACATGATGGGATTTGGTGACCCACCACGTTGATCAGGATACTCAGTCTGAAAGCTGGCGAACCCTGATGGTTACTGCACTGGGTGACAAAACGACAGGGACACGCTGTAGCAATCAGCACAGAGGGTGTCCGGGGGAAGGAGGACAGTCCTCATCACCTATGCAGTGATAAACGATTGCCACTCACGAAAAAGATCCTGGGGGCACAGTGGACAGTCTTCAAAAATGACAGCAAGAATCAGCATGGGACAAAATGCAAAGCACTGTGAGAAATTTGTGGACAAAAAAATGAAGACACAAAACAGCTAAAATACATATGGAGGCCTCCCTGCACCACGGTGATGTTCTAGAAAATTTAACAAATTGAAGTGGGGAGGTGAGGAATTTAGGGACATTTTTAAGCACGAAGAGCCCTTGTGCTAAGGGCTGTCATCTTACAGTTTTCACAGGGTTTCCAAAGGTTTCACAGGAAGGACAGGCTAGACACTGAAACACTGCCAGCAAGAACACAGGGACTGCTTACTATCTAACACAGCAGGTACCCAACTGAGGGAAGGCAGGCTCCTTCCAGAGTGGCAGGATTTGGGAGCAAGACAGATGAGGCTACTGACAGCCTGGTCTGTTGCTGTCAGGAGAGCTTG contains the following coding sequences:
- the LOC129117617 gene encoding organic solute transporter subunit alpha-like, which produces MEGEANGTLHPSCGSSEPPYSEELLRSLDLPGRFLFAILTLMTLIAILLFIEEAVYIYRKIPSSKRSIIIWINAAAPVISSTSCIGMWVPRSTMFTDFTAGIFFAIVIHKFLMMMIKECGGQKVLLRRFENGHFTITTGPCCCCCLCLPRVPITRQTLFWLKLGTFQFAVFRPVLVFLSIVLWTNGNYVLYNVSPKGPALWISCFIGALTLCALWAVGIMFRKVRILLKCKNIIPKFALYQFIVILNHLQTTIINIFATQKIIPCAPPLSSTARGSYIAQQLLIMEMFLITVISRVVYRRKYHDLEPPECMAEEPGDKKQTPEVILNGAAVEDALPKV